AGCGCGTGGTCGTCCTCCTCATCGACGTCTTCGACTTCACGGCCGCCGAAGTGGCCGGGATGATCGGTTCGACCGAAGGGGCGGTGAAGGCGGCCGTGCACCGCGCACGGTCCACCCTGCGCGCCGCCGCGGACCGACCGGAGCCGCCGAGGGTGGTCCCTGTCACCCGTCCGTCGAGCCGCGTGGTAGCGGCCTACCTGGAGGCCTTCAACCGGCGGGACCCGGACGGCATCGCCGCCCTCCTCACCGACGACGCGACCTGCGACATCGTCGGCCTGGGCGTCGAGTACGGCAAGGAGACGATCCGCAAGTACTCCCTGGCCGACTGGGCTGCCGAGCCGGAGGACCAGTGGGCCGAACTGGGCGTGCTGGACGGGCGGGAGACGGTCTTCGTCTATTACCGCACCCCCGAGCACGAGAAGGCGCTGGCCTGGCTGATCACGCTCGGCACCGCCGGGGAGCGGATCACCGCGATCAATGGGTACTACTTCTGCCCGGAGCTGATCCGGTATGCCGCCGAACGGCTCGGCGTCCCGGCCATCACGCACGGGTACCGTGTCTAGCCCGCAAAGGAGGCACAGGCCATGAACCAGCGCCCTTCGACCGCCGTCCGTGTCGCGGACCTCAACCGGAGCGTCGCCTTCTACACGAAACTGGCCGGATTCACCCT
This genomic interval from Limnochorda sp. LNt contains the following:
- a CDS encoding sigma-70 family RNA polymerase sigma factor; the encoded protein is MTEPQALHELGRSVYQLATTFQQMIEPHRPALWRYCLRLTGSAWDAEDLVQETLMRAFARLTHWQPLEPRAYLFRIASNAWIDQQRRTRGVREELDEGDPTTAAETGGTQVDPAETLAAMEHLVGLLPPRQRVVVLLIDVFDFTAAEVAGMIGSTEGAVKAAVHRARSTLRAAADRPEPPRVVPVTRPSSRVVAAYLEAFNRRDPDGIAALLTDDATCDIVGLGVEYGKETIRKYSLADWAAEPEDQWAELGVLDGRETVFVYYRTPEHEKALAWLITLGTAGERITAINGYYFCPELIRYAAERLGVPAITHGYRV